The Thiorhodovibrio frisius genome segment TGTCCGCCACTCCCTCGGCCTCGGCCAGCGACAGGAACTCCTTGTCCAGCGTCTCGTGCGGGACCAGCATCTCGTTCGGGGCGAGCTGGTAGTAGAGCGGCAGCGTCGTGCCGTCCTCGATGCTGTCGGCGATGGAATACTTGTGCAGATACCCTTGGTCGTCCTCGCAGCCGAAGGTCTTGAAGGTGCCCTTGCCGTAGACCGTCTTGTCTACCGGGGTGCCGGTGAAGCCGATGAAGGTCGCATTCGGCAGGCCGGCCATCAAAAAGTTGCCGAGATCGCCGCCGGTGGTCCGGTGGGCCTCGTCGATGAGCACGTAGATGTTCGAGCGCGTGTTGAGGTTCGCCGGCATGTCGCGGAACTTGTGGATCATCGTCACGATGATGCCCCGATAGTCGTCGCGCAACAGCTGGTTGAGCCGGGCGATGCTGCTGGCGTGCTCCAGGTTGCCCAAGCCCAGCGCCGCGAGGTTCTTAAGCATCTGATCTTCCAGCTCGTTGCGGTCGATCATCAGCAGCACGGTGGGCTTGTCCGCCTCCGGCGCGCGGAACAGCCGCTCCGCCGCCTTGATCATGGTGAAAGTCTTGCCGCTGCCCTGGGTATGCCAGACCAGACCGCGGGTGCGCAGGGAATCAAGGGCGCGGCGGACCGCCGCCTCCACCGCGCCGGTCTGATGCTGGCGCAGGATGTACTTGTTCAGCTCCTCGTCCTTTTCGGCAAAGACGATGTAGTCCTTCAGGAAGCCGAGCACCTGCGGGATGGCGCAGAAGCCCTTCACCTTGGCCTCCAGCTTGCCGACCTCCGCATCCTTCCAGTTGAAAATGTTCCGCCGCACCGTGTTCCAGCTCACCCCGTAGCAAAAGCCAATGGCATCTGTGGCGGTGAAGAGCTGCTGCGACACGAACAGCTCGGGCGTTTCGCGGTGATAGCGCCGGATCTGGTCAACCCCCAGCGCAATCGCCTCGTCCTTGTTGGCGTTCTTGCACTCGATCACCAGCACCGGGATGCCGTTGATGAGAAAGACGATGTCTTGCCGCGTTCCGTAGTGGCCGTTGTGAAAGGCCCACTCCTCGGTGACCTCGTAGACGTTGTTTTCGGGATGCTCGTAATCGATCAGGATCAGGTCGCGCTCGCGCTTCGCATCAACGTCGAAAAACTTGCCCCGGTTGCGCAGATGCTCGACGAACTCCCGGTTGCCGTAAATGTCGGTGTGAAGATGGCGGAACTGTCCGAGCAGCGCGCCCCCGGCCTCGGCATAGCGCGGGTTGAATTCCCGAATCTTGGCGGCGAGCAAGTCATCAAAAAACAGCGAACGGTTCTTGGCGCGGTCGGCAACTGGTACGTCAGGGTCAAACCCGCGCCGATGCTCGGTCTCCTCGCGAGACACAAAGGTCCAACCGATGGCCTGGGCGTATTCCAGAATGCGGGACTGAACAGTCTTGTGCTCGCCGGGGGTTGGCATAGGTATCAGGGGAGTCTTTCGGCTTCGCAGATCACATCGTCCAGGAGACTGCGCTTCAGGTGCAGGGTCGATTTTTCGGGTAACACCCTCAGAACCTCGATCAGTTCGTCCCTCGAACGCTGGCCGCGACGGATTGCGCGCAGCAGAATGCCAAGTGTTCCATGCGCCCTGATCGAGAGATTGCGAGCTGCCAGGCGCGCCGCCGTGTCATCGGTCAACAACAAAGCGGGATCATGCTCCAGCGCAACCCGAAGCGCCTCCATTTCCCCTGCATGCAGGGAAAGGAGCCGGGCCATGGCGGCGAGTGCGGGCGGCACGGGTTGCGTGGGTGTGAGCTGCCGCAGAACCACAACAGACTGGCCCAGCACCCTCGGCCGGTGCCGCTGCACTTCGCGCCAAACCTCCTCCGGTACCAAGACAACAGGGAAGTCAGCCAACAGGTCCAGGCACCCGAGTTCGTCCAGGTGAATGAGCGGTCCCGCATCACAGACGACCAGCGGCGGACGCTGGTCAGTCTCGTCCACGAAGACCCCACTCTACATCTTCCTTGATAAAGGATTCGGTCAGCGACGCCTCGTGGGACTCCAGAAATCGCCTTAGCGCCTCCGCCAGCAGGTCATTGAAGTCCGTCGCCCAGCCTTCCGCGACGAATGCTCGGGCCTGAGCCGCAAGCTCCGCAGGGAGTTCAGCCTCGATCAAGGTGTTGTTCATGGGTTTTAGTCCGAAGTGCAACATGTGTGCGGTTTGACAACCGCGGGCGAACATCCGCGCGGTAGTCGAAGAACCTGCCGCGGTTGCGCAGGTGCTCGACGAACTCCCGGTTGCCGTAGATGTCGGTGTCGAGATAGCGAAACTGCCCGGGCAAAGCGCCCTCGGCCTCGGTCTAGCGCGGGTTGAATTCCCGCACCTTGGCGTCGAGCAGGTCGTCGGAGAAGAGCGAACGGTTTTGTTGGCGCGGTCGGCGGGCGGCGCGTCCAGATCAAACCCGCACCGGCGCTCGGCCTTCTCGCGCGACACAATCGTCCAAACCATGGCCTCGGGGTATTCGAGTATCCGGGCTTGGACGGTTATGTGTTCTCGGCGTGTAGGCATGCTATATTTTTCTTCCAATTATCGCCGTCTCGATCATCTTAATTGCATCGTACCGAGTCTGAAACATTGCCTTGTCGGTGTTGATGTAGGCATTTCGAGGGTCGTCGTGCTCGGAAATGCTTAGTTTCGCGAAGAGATCCTTCAGCGTCTGTGCTTCGGCGGGAAGAAGAGGAACTACCTTGGTGAAATCATTGAAGGCAGAGACTTGCTGGCTCTTCTGCTTATATTGATGCCGTTGCTTGTTGAAGACGTGGGTATTGACTACCGCCTCGATTAGTCGGCGCATTTTGCCCGCCATTTTCTCTTTCTGCGCCTTCGTTGGCTCGCCCGCGACAGCTAAGACTGAATCGATGTCAGCCTTCAGCTCCTCGATGTTCTCGCTGTAGGCGTCAATGGCGGTGCAACTCTCGATGACGTGTACGGCCATATGGGGGTTAAGCGCAGACGCGTTCAAAGTCGTCTGAATCTGAACGAAAAATTCCCAGTTATGCGTAAAAATAATTATCTGACGATTCGGATGCGCTTGAATTAAGTCGCGAAGCCGATTGCAGTAGTTGCCGATGTAGTTGTAGTCGAAACTGGAAATGGGATCATCGAACACGATGACTTGTTGTTGGCAGGTCTCGAGTTCTGCGAAGAAAAGGGCAAGCGCGTGGACTCGTTGCTCACCTTCGCTCAGAACCGAATCAATTCTCTGGCCCGCGACATGATGATCTACAGTGACAGCCCCGTCACCGCCGACGTCCTTAAGCTCAACTCCGAATGCTCTCATATTTTTCTCAGCAAGCGCGATATATTCTGCGTTCAATCGGTTCTTGAAATCATCTACGACAAGCTCCTTATGAGCCTTCTTCGCAGTTGATGTCACCTTGCGCAGAACGTTTGAAAAATTTGGGATCGAGCCGTCCCAGAAAGTCGCGATTCGCATTCTCCGACGTGTATCCTTTAAAAGATCAATATTCTCGAAAATCTCTTTCGCGTAAAGCAACGCCTGGCACTCTTTAGCGACTTGCTCAAGTTGCTTTAGAAGCTCTGCCCGGTCTTTTAGGGCCTGAGCGATGAGTTCAGATTTCTCCTCTGATTGAGCTAAAAGACCATCGCTGAGTTTTCGAATCGCCATGACTGAATCCTTGCAGACTTGATCAATTTCTTCTCCTGCCTTGAAGCGGGTCAGGATTGCTTTTCCAGACATTTTGACCGCATCTATCGTTTCCTCAGCCAAGACGGAATCTTTTGCCCATTCATCAGGCTCAGAGTCTGAGATCACTTTAAGATTCTTCTCGGCTGTTTCGATCTGCTTCCGAAGTTCGGTAATCAGCGAATCAAGTTCTCCTGTGAGAAGATCGGAATACTTCTTGAACAGCTCCAGCTCACTTTCGCGCAAGGCTTGCTTACAAAGGGGGCACTCTTGAGGCTCTGGCGAATGGAGATTGCGTACTTCGTTCGCAGGCCGAATGAGAGCCATTAGTTTGTCTAGAGTCGCACCTGATGGAATAAGTGCTTTAGCCAGAATCTCTAGCTCCTCTTCTTTTGCCTTTAGGACTCTGGCCTGAGCAACCGGATCGATTTCAACGAGCTTCTCAGCTGCACTTAAGATCGGTTGGATCTCTCCGTGCAGACTTTTCATCGCAGCAGCCTCCCCCTTGAGTAGTTTGAGGCCCTCTTCAGAAATAGCCTTCTCGAGCTCATCCTTCTTTTTGAGCTTTTCTGGAAGTTCACTGTCTTCAGTATATGCCTCACCCAGGTTTATCTCGGATTGGAGAGCCGCGAGTGTCGGAGTATTCAAACCAGCAAGCACAGAGCCGTCGAAAGACTCGAACTTTGTGCGGATCTGATCAGCGAGTCCAGAAAGCAGAGTTACGTTCTCACCCTGCCTTCTTTGCAGCTCTGTACGGAGTTCCTCGCAGTGCTTTTTCACCGTTCCAAATACATCCAACTTAAACGGCGAAAGCTCGATAATACGTCCGGGCTGGACAGAGTTGGTGATGTTGTGGATAGCAATGCCCGAGTCGAAGTATTTCACTACGCTTGAGCGGACTCCGTAGGCAACCGTTGATGTCCAATTCTGAACGGCTGCATCCGAAGTGAACCTGAAGCTGAATGATGGAGAGGCTGCCCCGGTAGCGCGAACGTCATTCAGCGGTCGCCTAGGCGCATCGCTAGACGCTAGAATCTGTAATGCTTCGCACAGACTGGATTTCCCGCTTCCATTCGCCCCGAAAACGATTGTTGCTCGTTTCGGAAACGATGCAGCTAGTGAATTATTTAGGCGTTTGAAGCCATTGAACGGACCGATCGCTTCAAGCCGCTCAGGCGCTGGAGCGGCGACGCCTGTTGGGGCGGCGGCTGCTGGGGGCGCAGGCTGCCGAAAGTAGCTTGCCTGTTTTGTGAAAAGCTGAACGAGGGTCTCCAGATCAATAGGACTCAGAGTTGTCGTTCCGGAAGCGGCTAGATCACAGATCATTTCTAGCCATGGGATGCCCTCGGTGTGCCCGAGGTCTCGAATGTATCCAATTGCATCAGGGTGTGTGGGCATGGCGGAAAGGCTCTGCTTAAATCTCAAGCTTGACGTCTTGAACGCGGGTCTTCGCGGTCATGAGTTCGTGAAGAAGCGTGCGGAAGAGATCTTGGAGGGCATGTCGGTGTGCGATGTGTTGGTTTCGCTTTGAGTCCAACGTGTCAAAAATCACCGCAACCTCATCCTGTTCTTCGCGCCCCGGAAGTGCGATTGGCACGGATTCACACTTACTCTTGTTGAGGTAAGGAATCGTTGTGATCGCAGCGATGCTCTGCATGTAGGGCTTCCGGTAGCGGAGTTGATTGCACAGAAAGACCGGATTCAGCTTCGCGGGGCAGATGAAAGCGTGAAGTTGCTGGTTAATGACGATTTCGATGTTTGTCACTGCGCTGACGCCAAACTCGCCCACACACGACATGATGACGCTCTTCTCTGGAATTAGGCGCCCTCCGGAGGACCTTAACTCATCCGAGCTCACTCTAAGTCCATCCACATCGGCGTTGATGTAATCGAGGCCCTTGATGTTAGGTGTAGTGAGCCACGGGATATCCCCATCAAAAATTTTGGGTTTGTTGCGCCCTGGAACGATGCTCCGACAGATGTTTCCGACCGGCACTACCTCCCAGCTTTCGGGGACGGGGCCGATTTCGCTTTGTTTTAGGGGTTCGTTGCGGAGGCCTTCGGTGAAGAGCTTGTGCATGAGAGCCTTTTTCAGCTCGGTGGTGGTCTGAATGATCCGCTCCTGTGCTTTGATCGCCCGCTGAACCGTCGAAAGGATGTGCGCGATCTTCTTCTGCTCGGAGAGCGGGGGGAGAGCCATGGGCAACTCCGCCAGCTTCGACTGCGAAAGGTTCGGGATCGTGGTGACGTTGCCTCGCCCAAAGTAGAGTTTCGCCACGTCGAAGGCATACCAAAACCAATACACGGCGAACTGGGGGTCAGCCTTCGTTCCCTTTGCCCGGAGGCGGTGAAGATGGTTCTGATAAAGGCATCCATCGACCTCGTTGTCCCAAAGCGCAGTTCTGCCAATGGAACCGCCTTCGCAGACGAGCAGATCGTCGGCGCGAAGTTCGAGACGGGCCTGCTCCGCCGCGCTGAAGTGCATATGATCCAGGTCCGCTAGATCGAGCCGGTTCCAAAACACGTTTTTGGTCCGGAGAAACGGACGTTGATGCTCCCCGTCGCGATTCTTCTTGGAGACCTGTTTGCCCTGCTGGATGTCAAACGCCGAGTCGACACGGTCGACATCCCACGAAGCTGGGAAATCGCCGATTTCGCTTTTTTGAACTTCCAAGCTCATACCCCGATCTTCCGCGAAGGAGCGCGGAGTTTCGAACCGGCGTTGGAATTCGATTCGCGGACAGGAATGTCCGCGTTCCTTTTAGCGTGCATTCTTCGTCTCCCTTAAACTCCTTTGCGGTCCGCGCGGTGAGGGCCTGGCGCCGTAGCGACCCGCCTTGGCGATCAAGCCGATGGCATCTGTGGTCTGCGACCATTTCTTGGCGGAGAGGTAGAAGCTGTTCCGTCCGGCCTCATGTCTAATTCCCTCGAATTCGGGGGTTTTAAAATTCGGGTTGTTGATCTGCTCCCAAACACCGAGAAAGAGAACGGTGTCCTTGTTTTTGAGCCATTGCTCGATCAGGGCGGGACCACCGTCGAAGTGTCGCACCATGTCGGTCAGGGAGATGAAGTCGTCGCCGAGATGGTGTATGACGGTGATGTCGGTGCGCTGGACGCTGATTTTCGCGGTGGTCGCTTTTTTCGTCATACCGAAAGTCCCTTCTGCGTTCTGTCACCTGCGGCAGTTATCCGAAAATCTTGGACAACTGAACCACGCACCAGGTTTTAGTTGATGGTGGGGGGCATATCGTAGAGAACGCCTATCATTATTTGAGTCAGCCAGATGTCCTCGTCGGCATAAACCACCTCGACGCCGCCTTGACCCATGCCATTACCCATAAGTCTGTCCTTACTTCCCAGTCAGAGGGTAACCAAGCTGGCCCGTTGGGTGTGCCGCCGTGGTGGGCGATGATGAAACAGCCACTTGGACCGCGTCTTAACCATGGCCGCAGGACTTCTGGGTAAAGGTATGGCCTTGACCCTGTGCAGCGACGAAAGTGAGGTATACGGCGGCGGAGGGGCGCGTGATTGAGGCTTGCTTGTTGTCTGGCTTCATTTTCAAGCTTTGACCCTTTCTTGAAGGTCAACCGCGCTCCGCTTGTTCCCTATCGAGTTCACGGCTTGCCCCCCGGCTTTTCCAACTCTGCCAGCAACGCCTGGCCCTTTTCGGTGAGCCGGTATTTCTGGAGGCGACTGGTGGGTTTTTCGGGGATGGTGGGCTCGATGAGGCCACGATCCACCATGCGCTTGATCTGCTTGTGAAGTTCGCCGGAGACCGTTTGGTGTCCGAGAATCGGCGCAATGGCGGCTTTGCCGAGTGGCTGCGGGCGGATGGCCAGCATGACCTTGGCGGCCAAAGCCGACTCTAGCCGTGACTCTAGCCGTGACTCTAGCCGTGACTCTAGCCGTGACTCTAGCTGTCCGCCCTGGTCCTGACCTGGCCCGGACTGGGGCGCCGATCCAGTGGCCGGTCTGCGGACAGTCAGTACGAACGAACCGCTATCCAGCCGGATTTCAGGTTCGGGAAGCCCGGCTTTGCGGCAGCGGTGGATCATGTCGCGGATGCCGGTGCCCATTCGCTCAATGTATTTGGTGAGATACATGGGCTCGGCGAGCAGCGGGTTGTGCGGGACGGAGGCGTGCGGGCCACGCAGTTTTTCCAGGGTCAGGGTGGGCGGCAGGGAACCGGGGTTCCAAATTTCCAGCCGGTCCTTGAAGAGCATGACCTGCACGCTGGCGTTGCTGGTGTAGTCGCGATGCACGACGGCGTTGACGATGGCCTCGGCGACAACCTCTTGCGGTATTTCGTATTTCGTGGGTGCCTGGGTGCCATGCTCGCGGGTGCCGACCCAGAGATCAATTTTGGAAAGTACGAAGTCCTTGGCCTGGTCAACGAGGTCGAAGACCGTACCTTTGTACACCTGATAAGAAGGGATGGGCTTGGCCACTTCATAGCCGTGGAAGTGGGCGCACTTCACCTCGGAGGTGATCAGGAAGCGTTGCGGCTGTTTGCCGAACAACAGGATGGCGGCATGGGTCGGCCGCCCCTTGTCGAGCAGGTTGAGGTGGGCCAACACTTCATGGGGCGGCGTGTCCTCCGGCAATGGGAAATTGCGCCCACGGCGAGCCAGCCCGAGAAAGCGGCTAATCTTGTCCTGGTCCAGGTCGTCGAGAGCGGCGTTTCGGCAGAATGTGGCATCGAAGGGCCCAAAACGGATCAGCTCGCGCTCTTCAAGAATCCGGACCAGGCTCGCATAGACGGCAGCGACAAGTTCTTCGGCGGAATTGAAACGCCGCCGGACGAGGTGGTCCCCGGCGTCGCGGATCAATGCGCGCATTTTCGGGTGCTTGGCATCATCGTCCGCGCCCTTGATGAAGATCAGGCGGGTCTTGCCCTGCCGGGTGGCCTCGTTGAATTCAAGGTGGGTGGGCGAGAGGCCGTCCTGGTTTTCCCAGCCGTAGTCATCTCCAAAGAGACCGAGGTAGAGATCACAGTTCCGGACTTCATCGAAATAGACGGCGTCGGGCCGACGGTCGGAAGCGGGGACATCGCGCTCGAAGATAAACGTCTCGAAGAAACGACGCAGCAACGGGTCGCCGGAAAGGTATTCGGCAAGCGCCTTGCGCTCGGCGGCGAATTCCTTTTGGACGCTGCTGATGAAGATCCTCATGCGCCGATTCCGAGTTGTTTGAGAATTCTGTCGAGAGCCTGGCCGCTTTCTTTGGCCTCGGCCTCGATGCCCTTCAGTTCCTCGACGATTTCCGCCAGCGGCCGATAGGTCTCGGCGTCGCTGGTGTGGATGTAGCGGCTGGGGGAGATGTTGTAGTCGTTTTTCTTCAACTCGGCGAGATCGACGACACGGCTGAGTTTTTCCGCTTCCTTCCAGCCGATGAGGGTGTCGGCGATGCGCGCGATGCCTGCCTCGGGGATGAAGTTCTTGGGGTCGCCCTTTTCGAAGACCTGGCTGGCGTTGACGAGGAAGACCTTACCCCGGCGCCGCGCGGGCTTGGCCTTGTTCAAGAAAAGCACAATGCCGGGCGCGGTGGTGTTGTAGAAGAGGTTCTCGGGCAGGTAGAGGACGCTCTCGATGAGATCGTGGTCGACGAACCACTGGCGGACGGTCTTTTCCTTGTTGGTGCCGGCATTGCCGGAGCCGCGGGAGGCGGCGCCGGTGTCGAGGACGACGGCGGCGCGGCCTTTGTCATTGAGGCTGGCGTGCATGTGCTGCACCCAGCCCCAGTCGGCGGAGGATTTGCCGGGGAAGCCGGCGCCGGCG includes the following:
- a CDS encoding DNA-binding protein, producing MDETDQRPPLVVCDAGPLIHLDELGCLDLLADFPVVLVPEEVWREVQRHRPRVLGQSVVVLRQLTPTQPVPPALAAMARLLSLHAGEMEALRVALEHDPALLLTDDTAARLAARNLSIRAHGTLGILLRAIRRGQRSRDELIEVLRVLPEKSTLHLKRSLLDDVICEAERLP
- a CDS encoding AAA family ATPase — translated: MPTHPDAIGYIRDLGHTEGIPWLEMICDLAASGTTTLSPIDLETLVQLFTKQASYFRQPAPPAAAAPTGVAAPAPERLEAIGPFNGFKRLNNSLAASFPKRATIVFGANGSGKSSLCEALQILASSDAPRRPLNDVRATGAASPSFSFRFTSDAAVQNWTSTVAYGVRSSVVKYFDSGIAIHNITNSVQPGRIIELSPFKLDVFGTVKKHCEELRTELQRRQGENVTLLSGLADQIRTKFESFDGSVLAGLNTPTLAALQSEINLGEAYTEDSELPEKLKKKDELEKAISEEGLKLLKGEAAAMKSLHGEIQPILSAAEKLVEIDPVAQARVLKAKEEELEILAKALIPSGATLDKLMALIRPANEVRNLHSPEPQECPLCKQALRESELELFKKYSDLLTGELDSLITELRKQIETAEKNLKVISDSEPDEWAKDSVLAEETIDAVKMSGKAILTRFKAGEEIDQVCKDSVMAIRKLSDGLLAQSEEKSELIAQALKDRAELLKQLEQVAKECQALLYAKEIFENIDLLKDTRRRMRIATFWDGSIPNFSNVLRKVTSTAKKAHKELVVDDFKNRLNAEYIALAEKNMRAFGVELKDVGGDGAVTVDHHVAGQRIDSVLSEGEQRVHALALFFAELETCQQQVIVFDDPISSFDYNYIGNYCNRLRDLIQAHPNRQIIIFTHNWEFFVQIQTTLNASALNPHMAVHVIESCTAIDAYSENIEELKADIDSVLAVAGEPTKAQKEKMAGKMRRLIEAVVNTHVFNKQRHQYKQKSQQVSAFNDFTKVVPLLPAEAQTLKDLFAKLSISEHDDPRNAYINTDKAMFQTRYDAIKMIETAIIGRKI
- a CDS encoding restriction endonuclease subunit S; amino-acid sequence: MSLEVQKSEIGDFPASWDVDRVDSAFDIQQGKQVSKKNRDGEHQRPFLRTKNVFWNRLDLADLDHMHFSAAEQARLELRADDLLVCEGGSIGRTALWDNEVDGCLYQNHLHRLRAKGTKADPQFAVYWFWYAFDVAKLYFGRGNVTTIPNLSQSKLAELPMALPPLSEQKKIAHILSTVQRAIKAQERIIQTTTELKKALMHKLFTEGLRNEPLKQSEIGPVPESWEVVPVGNICRSIVPGRNKPKIFDGDIPWLTTPNIKGLDYINADVDGLRVSSDELRSSGGRLIPEKSVIMSCVGEFGVSAVTNIEIVINQQLHAFICPAKLNPVFLCNQLRYRKPYMQSIAAITTIPYLNKSKCESVPIALPGREEQDEVAVIFDTLDSKRNQHIAHRHALQDLFRTLLHELMTAKTRVQDVKLEI
- a CDS encoding KilA-N domain-containing protein; the encoded protein is MTKKATTAKISVQRTDITVIHHLGDDFISLTDMVRHFDGGPALIEQWLKNKDTVLFLGVWEQINNPNFKTPEFEGIRHEAGRNSFYLSAKKWSQTTDAIGLIAKAGRYGARPSPRGPQRSLRETKNAR
- a CDS encoding ATP-binding protein, with protein sequence MRIFISSVQKEFAAERKALAEYLSGDPLLRRFFETFIFERDVPASDRRPDAVYFDEVRNCDLYLGLFGDDYGWENQDGLSPTHLEFNEATRQGKTRLIFIKGADDDAKHPKMRALIRDAGDHLVRRRFNSAEELVAAVYASLVRILEERELIRFGPFDATFCRNAALDDLDQDKISRFLGLARRGRNFPLPEDTPPHEVLAHLNLLDKGRPTHAAILLFGKQPQRFLITSEVKCAHFHGYEVAKPIPSYQVYKGTVFDLVDQAKDFVLSKIDLWVGTREHGTQAPTKYEIPQEVVAEAIVNAVVHRDYTSNASVQVMLFKDRLEIWNPGSLPPTLTLEKLRGPHASVPHNPLLAEPMYLTKYIERMGTGIRDMIHRCRKAGLPEPEIRLDSGSFVLTVRRPATGSAPQSGPGQDQGGQLESRLESRLESRLESRLESALAAKVMLAIRPQPLGKAAIAPILGHQTVSGELHKQIKRMVDRGLIEPTIPEKPTSRLQKYRLTEKGQALLAELEKPGGKP